CGGGATCCATTGGAAACCAAGTCAATCAATGTATTCTCCCAAATTCTCTTGAACCACGTCATCTCGACATCGAAAGTAACATCTACGCATTCGGTATTCTTTTACTGGAAGTAGTCAGTGGGAGACCTCCATACTGTAAGGACAAAGAATGCTTGGTGGACTGGGTGAGAAACTCACTtatctttgagctttttgaCACAAACTTTGTTGTTACAATAATGTTGAACCATTGATTCTACTGGgcagaaaaactaaaaattagccttttctttctaatcaGGCCAAGGAATTCCTCGGATCGCCCGACGCAATGTCTTGCTTAGTAGACCCCGAAGTGAAGCATTTTGCTGATGAAGATCTGAGGGCGATATGTGAGGTGGTAAATCTTTGCATTCATCCACAACCTGCGATGCTGGTTTGTATGAAGGACTTGTGCAACATGTTAGAGACCAGAATTGACACCACGGTCTCTGTTGAGTTGAAGGCATCTTCACTTGCTTGGGCTGAACTTGCACTTTCTTCATAGATGAGGTTCAAGCTAACACATAGATGATcagatatataaaaatatatatatatacacacagaAATGtaacactttttctttttctagttTGAGTTTCTTTCTGTTATTGTAAATGCTATGAGTATCAGAGCAGATGAGGTTCGGGCATAAATGCATCAGATTATTCAGGAAGGAAGCCCCTAATCTTGAAATAGTTATTGAAGCATCAAGGAGGTTTCATGAACATGTTCGTCTATGactaaaaatacatatttctcttatatatatatatacatagtTTTGGTttgaatacattttttttgtttgatatctATATGGTTCTCAAAGTTTACTTCAGCTCTTGAGGTTTGGAAACTAATTCTAAATAGTCCATAGCCTCATTTAACTACAAGTTAACCAACCAAAGCACAATGTGATAGTTAAGTAGCTTCACATCTTTGAAGTAAATTTCTCTACGCCCTGCTTTATAAGGTCTGTCTTGAGCTTGTAGAGAGGCCTATGAACCTCATCAAATTGCGGGTTCGTAGCATTTCTAGTATTCTCAATCCACTCCCTCACTTTCAGGTGCGGACCCAGAATACGATTCCGATCCTTCTCATCCAAAAGCTGCATTTCAACAAGTCCATGACACAATTAGAACTAGTGAAAACTAAATTAGGGGGGAAGACAATAGGTTCAGCCCTAAACGTAATTAGAACCAGTGTACCTGTAGTTGCGTAATTTCACAAACCAAGCTAAGATCAGCTATGGAGGGTTTAAAGCCACCCAGCAAAAACTTCCCATTCCCCTTCAGCCAAACCGACTCGATTTTCGAAAGCGACTTGGATAAAAGCATCTCAGCTTCAGAAGCTACTTGAGGATCTGGAGTACGTCCAAACAAAGGTGCTAGAACAGTATTGAATACAAGAAGAGCTGAAAAAGATACAGGCGAAGGGCAAAATAAGTCATTGCTCGTTTGAAAAGATAAAACAGTACCATACTTCTCTGCTATCTATATGAATAAGAAACAAGTACTAAGAAGTTGGATTGCATTTAGAATTatcagaaagaaagaacatctTTAACATACCTGAACCACGGCGTAAATTAGAATGATGCCAATCCAGAACTGAATGAATTTTAGCCCTCCTGGAAAGATCAGCTGGATACCTAGTAACATGAACAGATATCTGTTACAAGACCTGAGCATACTAAAATTGCTAAGAATTGAAGATATGCATGAGCAGATTGATGAACTCGGCGATACTGTTTAGAGCCAAGTTGTAAGGTCCAACTAAGTACTAAACTACTTCCTCTTTAAGAAGAAATAATAACTAAGCCAGCAAATCAAATCTGTACTCCCCAAGTATAAGATCAgaaatcaaaacaataaagGAGCCATGAAACCAAAAACCAACAGAAGCAATTCTATCAGCCCTTCCGTTTGTTGGACAATAAATTAGGAAAAGAAGaacgtttaaaaaaaaagaaaagatacaCTAAAATCACGCATACTAAAGCAGGACAAGTCTCCAACACATATGGAAGTCATTCATATTAATCAAGAAAGCTGCAGAACAATAGGAGAAATGAGAAACCACTTACCAGTGATCTGCCACACCAGGAAACGCACAAGAAAGATAGATAAGAATAGCATGACTgccaaaacaaaatgaaacaatacacaatattaaaaacaacataataGCTGAATCAAAATTGGGGAAGCAGGCTTGTGGCTGCCTACACAGAAATTGCAAAAAGTGCTGTGATAACCTAGATATTACTGTAAGCGTCAATCGAGGCAATGAAAAGCTCGGTTACGAGAATATAAA
This genomic window from Cucurbita pepo subsp. pepo cultivar mu-cu-16 chromosome LG01, ASM280686v2, whole genome shotgun sequence contains:
- the LOC111787582 gene encoding glutathione S-transferase T1-like — translated: MALKVYVDRISQPSRAVLIFCKVNGIAFEEVTVTLSKRQQLTPEFKEINPMGKVPAIVDGRFKLFESHAILIYLSCAFPGVADHWYPADLSRRAKIHSVLDWHHSNLRRGSALLVFNTVLAPLFGRTPDPQVASEAEMLLSKSLSKIESVWLKGNGKFLLGGFKPSIADLSLVCEITQLQLLDEKDRNRILGPHLKVREWIENTRNATNPQFDEVHRPLYKLKTDLIKQGVEKFTSKM